From Arachis stenosperma cultivar V10309 chromosome 2, arast.V10309.gnm1.PFL2, whole genome shotgun sequence, one genomic window encodes:
- the LOC130961015 gene encoding protein LEAD-SENSITIVE 1-like, with amino-acid sequence MGQQSSKETRESLKPGDHIYTWRTAYLYAHHGIYIGEETVIHFTVNGQSSIRTISSSANSIHRCQRSTCKDPHKANGVVSSCLDCFLAGGDVCRYEYDVSQVYFFVRLRAGMCTFAASDEDEIIVRRAKYLLEKGFPSYNLFKNNCENFAVYCKTRRVDVEYGEVGQSGQINAILPASLRIFKTDIGLRNLPKLEPEELAATLQKMVSQHQSQ; translated from the exons ATGGGGCAGCAATCTAGCAA AGAGACCAGAGAGAGCCTGAAGCCAGGGGATCACATCTACACTTGGAGAACTGCATATTTATATGCTCATCAtg GCATTTACATTGGTGAAGAAACAGTAATTCATTTCACTGTAAATGGACAATCATCAATAAGAACTATTTCATCATCTGCAAACTCGATTCATAGATGTCAAAGGTCAACATGTAAGGATCCACATAAGGCGAATGGGGTGGTTTCGTCTTGCCTCGACTGCTTCCTAGCCGGCGGTGATGTATGTCGGTATGAGTATGATGTCTCCCAGGTTTACTTTTTCGTCAGACTCCGTGCCGGAATGTGTACTTTCGCAGCCTCAGACGAAGATGAAATCATTGTCCGTCGAGCAAAGTATCTGCTCGAAAAAGGTTTCCCCAGCTACAATCTTTTCAAGAACAATTGTGAAAACTTTGCTGTGTATTGCAAAACAAGGAGGGTAGATGTTGAATATGGAGAAGTTGGACAAAGTGGCCAAATAAATGCCATTCTTCCTGCCAGTTTAAGGATATTTAAAACTGACATTGGACTAAGGAACCTGCCGAAATTAGAACCAGAAGAGTTGGCAGCAACATTGCAAAAAATGGTTTCTCAACACCAATCTCAGTGA
- the LOC130961014 gene encoding digalactosyldiacylglycerol synthase 1, chloroplastic-like, translating into MATPPQPSAMATHPKTPTTTTTTTTTSSANAFSLLSNAWRHDIQLMRDRATSFRNLAISFDPPPPPQNPADMDFVRNLRLRLPATSEGSGARRIQKWRLPPPTATAMCSSRIRMGLVNIKDAIVAEVEDTDGIWGFEGDNSKREEKDWEPIQKLKTKFKEFEKNNEFVEKFKSSLKLIYKEPEESKEVPPLDVPELLAYFVKQSSPFLDQLGVRRDFRDKIVESLYSRSKNQLVLRSLSSGESSAIGNGNVNDELDLRIASVLQSTGHRYNGEPWTDHTKHDPSENKRHLAIVTTASLPWMTGTSVNPLFRAAYLSKSANQKITLMVPWLCTSDQQLVYPDNITFSSPEQQEAYIHKWLEERIGFKADFKICFYPGKFSKERRSIIPAGDTSQFIPSRDADIAILEEPEHLNWYHHGRRWTDKFNHVVGVVHTNYLEYIKREKNGPLQAFLVKHINNLVTRAHCHKVLRLSAATQDLPRSVICNVHGVNPKFLKIGEKIAADKELGQKAFTKGAYFLGKMVWAKGYKELIDLLAKHKSDLDGFKLDVFGNGEDANEVQSMAKRFDLNINFQKGRDHADDSLHGYKVFINPSVSDVLCTATAEALAMGKFVVCADHPSNEFFRTFPNCLTYKTSEDFVAKVKEALENEPQLLSPEQRYQLSWDAATQRFLEYSELDRVLNTQDDTANSKTHNGQKRIAKSVSMPNLTEMVDGGIAFAHYCFNGSEFLRLCTGALPGTRNYDKQQAQDLHLLPPQVQNPIYGW; encoded by the exons ATGGCAACACCACCACAACCCTCTGCCATGGCCACCCACCCTAAAACCCCAACCACCACTACCACTACCACCACCACTTCCTCCGCCAATGCCTTCTCTCTCCTCTCCAACGCATGGCGCCACGACATTCAGCTCATGCGCGACCGTGCCACCTCATTCCGAAACCTCGCCATTTCCTTCGACCCTCCTCCTCCGCCGCAGAACCCGGCGGACATGGACTTCGTTAGGAACCTCCGCCTTAGGCTGCCGGCGACGTCTGAGGGGAGTGGTGCGAGGAGGATCCAGAAATGGCGATTACCGCCGCCGACGGCGACGGCGATGTGTAGTTCGAGGATTCGGATGGGTTTGGTGAATATAAAGGATGCAATTGTGGCGGAGGTTGAGGATACCGATGGAATTTGGGGGTTTGAAGGGGACAATTCGAAGAGGGAAGAAAAAGATTGGGAACCGATCCAGAAGCTGAAAACGAAGTTCAAGGAGTTCGAGAAGAACAACGAGTTCGttgaaaaatttaaatcaaGTTTG AAATTAATATACAAGGAGCCTGAAGAGTCAAAG GAAGTTCCCCCATTGGATGTGCCTGAACTTTTGGCCTATTTTGTGAAACAGTCTAGTCCTTTTTTGGATCAACTTGGAGTCCGCAGAG ATTTTCGCGATAAGATAGTGGAAAGCTTGTATAGTAGAAGTAAGAACCAGCTTGTTCTGCGGTCCCTTTCAAGTGGAGAATCCTCCGCTATTGGGAATGGAAATGTAAACGATGAATTGGATTTACGGATAGCAAGTGTTCTTCAGAGTACAGGCCACCGATATAATGGTGAACCATGGACAGATCATACAAAGCATGATCCATCCGAGAATAAGAGGCATCTGGCCATAGTCACAACTGCTAGTCTTCCTTGGATGACGGGAACATCGGTAAATCCACTATTTCGAGCTGCATACCTATCAAAATCTGCaaatcagaaaataactctGATGGTTCCATGGCTTTGCACATCAGATCAACAACTAGTTTATCCCGACAATATCACTTTCAGTTCGCCAGAGCAACAGGAAGCTTATATACATAAATGGCTTGAGGAAAGAATTGGTTTCAAGGCAGACTTCAAAATTTGCTTTTATCCTGGGAAG TTTTCAAAAGAAAGACGAAGTATAATACCTGCTGGTGATACTTCTCAATTTATACCATCCAGGGATGCCGACATtgccatcttggaagaaccagaACATTTGAATTGGTATCATCATGGCAGGCGTTGGACGGATAAATTCAACCATGTAGTTGGTGTTGTCCACACAAATTACTTGGAATACATCAAGAGGGAGAAAAATGGGCCCCTTCAAGCATTCTTAGTGAAGCACATAAATAACTTGGTTACGAGAGCACACTGCCACAAG GTCCTTCGTCTCTCAGCTGCCACTCAGGATTTACCAAGGTCTGTAATTTGCAATGTTCACGGCGTGAATCCTAAGTTCTTGAAAATTGGAGAAAAGATTGCTGCAGATAAGGAGCTCGGGCAGAAAGCCTTCACAAAAGGAGCATATTTCTTGGGAAAGATGGTATGGGCAAAGGGGTACAAGGAATTGATAGATTTATTAGCAAAGCATAAGAGTGATCTTGATGGCTTCAAGTTGGATGTATTCGGTAATGGGGAGGATGCCAACGAAGTTCAGAGTATGgctaaaagatttgatttgaataTCAACTTTCAGAAGGGAAGAGACCATGCAGATGATTCGCTTCATGG GTATAAGGTCTTCATAAATCCAAGCGTCAGTGATGTGCTCTGCACCGCTACAGCCGAGGCACTTGCCATGGGAAAATTTGTAGTTTGTGCTGATCATCCATCAAATGAGTTCTTCAGGACTTTCCCCAACTGCTTGACTTACAAGACATCCGAAGACTTTGTTGCAAAAGTAAAAGAAGCATTAGAAAATGAGCCTCAACTTCTTTCCCCTGAGCAAAGATATCAACTTTCTTGGGACGCTGCTACTCAAAGATTTCTGGAATATTCTGAGCTTGACAGAGTTCTGAATACGCAAGATGACACTGCAAACTCGAAAACACATAACGGACAAAAGCGCATTGCTAAGTCAGTTTCAATGCCTAATCTGACAGAGATGGTAGACGGAGGAATAGCATTCGCTCACTACTGTTTCAACGGCAGTGAATTCTTGCGACTATGTACCGGAGCTTTACCTGGAACACGAAACTATGACAAGCAGCAGGCTCAAGACCTTCATCTCTTGCCCCCGCAAGTACAAAATCCAATCTATGGCTGGTGA
- the LOC130961283 gene encoding protein LEAD-SENSITIVE 1 has product MGLLSNRVSRESLKPGDHIYSWRTAYIYAHHGIFVGDDKVIHFTRRGQEVGTGTVLDLLLVSSGPARSREACPTCTGTAPQEGHGVVVSCLNCFLSGGVLYRFEYAVTPALFLAKARGGTCTLAVSDDYDIVVHRAKFLLENGFGCYNVFKNNCEDFAIYCKTGLLVVEQGTMGQSGQAVSIIGGPLAAVLSTPLRLVTTNVYGMAATAIGVYCASRYAADIGMRRDVVKLQVEDLTRRLATGLLQVVEPQIPVALAPPQSSSQPQVLSH; this is encoded by the exons ATGGGGTTGCTGTCCAACAG AGTGAGTAGAGAGAGCTTGAAACCGGGAGATCACATCTATTCATGGAGGACTGCTTATATTTATGCTCATCACG GAATTTTTGTTGGAGATGACAAAGTCATTCACTTCACTAGACGCGGGCAAGAAGTAGGAACTGGCACCGTGCTCGATCTTCTCCTTGTTAGTTCAGGACCGGCTAGATCTCGAGAAGCCTGCCCAACATGCACAGGCACAGCACCCCAAGAGGGGCATGGGGTGGTTGTCTCTTGCCTGAACTGCTTCTTATCCGGTGGCGTCCTGTATCGGTTCGAGTACGCTGTCACCCCTGCCCTCTTTCTTGCAAAAGCCCGCGGTGGAACATGTACTCTTGCAGTCTCTGATGACTATGACATTGTCGTCCATCGAGCAAAGTTTCTTCTTGAAAATGGATTTGGCTGCTACAATGTTTTCAAGAATAATTGTGAAGACTTTGCCATCTACTGCAAAACCGGCCTCCTAGTTGTCGAACAAGGAACTATGGGACAGAGTGGCCAGGCAGTTTCCATCATAGGCGGACCTCTTGCTGCCGTTCTTTCCACGCCACTTCGGCTGGTAACTACCAATGTTTATGGAATGGCAGCGACAGCGATCGGAGTGTACTGTGCGAGTAGATATGCTGCTGACATCGGAATGAGGAGAGATGTGGTTAAGTTGCAAGTGGAAGACTTGACTAGAAGGTTGGCCACTGGGTTGCTTCAGGTTGTTGAACCACAAATCCCTGTGGCTCTTGCACCTCCTCAATCTTCTTCTCAGCCTCAAGTTCTTAGTCATTGA
- the LOC130961282 gene encoding probable caffeine synthase MTL2: MATRSKFIHTKGGVGETSYANNSSLQSNLMSKVKPMLEESIRSLYSSSLPSCLKVADLGCSSGPNALKLVSGIIDIVDSISCNLDNHDHEPLAFQFFLNDQFRNDFNNIFESLPHFYERLMEEKGERLGSCFVNATPGSFYGRLFPNNSIHLFHSSASLHWLSQTPRRLAKGTGLVNKGNIYITRTSPPEVYQAYLDQFQHDFSAFLRSRAKELVQGGGMFLMFLGRDQNSEMISPYEVLGSALNDMVSEGLIEEAKLDSMNMPRYGATSDEVIQVIESEGSFTLQKLEAINNPWDEGLNNNNGNDNADMSADFIAKHVRATCEPMLNAEFGEGIIDELFLRYRKRIVMKLEEEKLEYTMLVMFMTKK, encoded by the exons ATGGCAACAAGAAGCAAGTTCATTCACACTAAGGGTGGAGTTGGAGAAACAAGCTATGCTAACAACTCATCACTTCAG AGTAATCTAATGTCCAAAGTGAAACCTATGCTGGAAGAAAGTATAAGGAGCCTCTATAGCAGCTCTCTACCAAGTTGTCTGAAAGTGGCAGATTTAGGATGTTCTTCAGGTCCCAATGCACTCAAATTAGTATCTGGTATCATTGATATTGTAGATTCTATAAGCTGCAACCTTGATAATCATGATCATGAACCACTTGCATTCCAATTTTTCCTAAATGATCAATTTCGGAACGATTTCAACAACATATTTGAGTCACTACCTCATTTCTATGAGAGGCTAATGGAAGAAAAGGGAGAGAGACTCGGTTCGTGTTTCGTGAATGCAACGCCGGGGAGCTTTTATGGGAGACTCTTCCCTAACAATTCCATTCACTTATTTCATTCCTCTGCCAGTCTGCATTGGCTCTCTCAG ACCCCGAGGAGATTGGCTAAGGGAACTGGATTGGTTAATAAGGGAAACATTTACATAACAAGAACAAGCCCACCAGAGGTGTACCAAGCATATCTTGATCAGTTTCAACATGATTTCAGTGCATTTCTAAGATCTCGTGCAAAGGAATTAGTGCAGGGTGGTGGTATGTTTCTGATGTTTCTTGGCAGAGATCAAAATTCTGAAATGATATCCCCTTATGAAGTTCTTGGTTCAGCACTCAATGACATGGTTTCAGAG GGTTTGATTGAAGAGGCAAAATTGGATTCAATGAACATGCCAAGATATGGTGCTACATCAGATGAAGTGATACAAGTGATTGAGTCAGAAGGGTCGTTTACTCTTCAAAAGCTTGAAGCTATCAATAACCCTTGGGATGAGGGTTTGAACAATAACAATGGCAATGATAATGCAGATATGAGTGCTGATTTCATAGCCAAACATGTAAGGGCCACTTGTGAACCAATGTTAAATGCAGAGTTTGGTGAAGGAATAATTGATGAATTATTCCTTAGATATAGAAAGAGGATTGTGATGAAGTTGGAAGAAGAAAAGTTAGAGTATACTATGTTGGTCATGTTCATGACGAAGAAGTGA